DNA sequence from the Hippoglossus stenolepis isolate QCI-W04-F060 chromosome 17, HSTE1.2, whole genome shotgun sequence genome:
TTCTCACCTTCATGCTCTCGTGATTCTCCAGAACAGAACAAACACTCGACAACAGCGCTCCACGAGTGCTTGTTTTTCCGGTGGACTGCACATGTAGCTGCAAATACGGACCGATACCAATTTTCCATCTCCAGtcaataatgtaatgtaaatctTACAGCTTTCCAGAAGTACCATACATAACTAGAAGGGCCCTTGCGGAGTgaatacctctgccaaggctgattggccacatTATCACCATATTACCTACTATATTACACCAAAGGAATATTTGTTACTGTACAAGAACAATTATGTCATGAGGAATTCATGATCAAATCTGCTCCAGaggttaatgggttcttcttccTTGGCTTATACCCAACTGTTCCacaaagtttcaagaaaattggttcagtagtttttgcttaatcctgttgaaaaagagacaaacaggcaTACAGGTGGGTCTGACTTCCagtttttttctactttaattCAGTACTTGCTTCTTGTATATTACAGAGCACATTTGCAGTAGGAAGGGACTTGCTGGTAGGAAACTTTCAAATCCCAACATTAAATAACTTAAAGTAAAGTTGCTGTATGGTTCTTCTGTCATATTAATCCAAAGGCAAACACGTCCTTAGTCTTATGTAAACCTACagtgttagttagttagttaccATACTGTGGGTGTGTCGACGTATTTGTGTTACTGCACTGACTTGGtatgttgtgttactgtgtcaCAGCATGTGCACAGTTGTACATGAATGAATGCTGACAGAGGATCAGGTTCAAGGCTGGTGACCTTAAAGTGAACCGTCTGTAAAGTCAGACAGGTGCTGCACGCATTGGCCCATGAGCTCAGGCAGCGAAACTGTGGTTCCAACATCTACTCTTAACTGTAAATTAGCAAAAGAGTAAATACTCAGAGCGGTTAATGAATGCTCGTTAAATTGTTTGCTGTgtcttaaaatatttttttcacattttaataaaagcctggagcaaaataaaatgatccaaATGAAGTCTCTATTGTTGCTGTGctggcttttgtgtgtgtgtgtgttcgtgtgtgtgtgtgtgtgtgtgtgagcagacatACTCCAGCGCAGAAACATTGTCTGGATGACTAAAGGGTCAGAACTGACTCTCTGGAATCTTAAAATAAACCACTAAGTGTCAGAGAGTTGTCAGgactagaatgacactcagtggaTCCAAcatggcccaacagtcactttaaattcaatcaagctgcagcaaatttccAACACTCAATATctgttccctaaatgtgccaaataaaaaaaaataataatctaacCCTGTCAATTATTTTCGgagaaattggtgaaattgTCTAGAAGTACTGCCCAGCGGTTGTACGGTTCCGGACATATTATTTTCCCATTGATATGAAGTCATTGTGACCTTTGCCTCAGAtcactgaaatcgaatcagcTTCTAAGAACTTCCCTAAAGACTTGAGATAAAATGTTGAAGAGTCCAAAAACAGGTGTTgtgaccacccaaatctaatcagttaatttgTAAACAGgaaaagtgaacatttgtactcTCAAGATAACGTGTTTACAAGGCAATAAAGGGTTTAGTGAGATCACTgagaccttgacctttgaccaataaAATCCAATCACTTCATCCTTGAGTTGTACTGGATATTTAGTTTatagaaattccctcaaggcattcttgacATATTGCGTTAACAAGACCAAAGAcgtgccaaatttgaaaggattctctcaagACGTTCCTCAGATAatgcattcacaaggcaaactaGGGATTTGTAAGGTTACAATGGCCTTGGCCTTTGACCACTAAATTCCTATCACTTAATCAGCGAGTCCAcctgaatatttgtaccaaatttgaagaaattcaatCAAGGTATTCTttagatattgtgttcacaagctTGGTATAGACGGCCAGACAACctaaaaacataatgcctctgtcCACTGGCTGCCACTGACACTggggcataaaaaaaaaaaacctttctcACAACGttaaagtaagaaagaaagtgaaagaaaaatctctttgtccagatctgtgccacaatttaatgagttctttcttggccaatgtcccttccttccaacaagtttcggGAAAATCcgttcagtggtttttgtgtaatcctgctgacaaatgaacatttggacagaggtgaaaacataacctccttggcaggggaagaggagggggttCCTTCTTTATTCGACACTGACACGGCAGTGttactttttatactttttattctGCTGCCTTTCAGACTGAGCCTAAATAATGCTGTCCTTGTGTTGCTGTCATGCCGATACAACCTCAGTGagctggaaaagaaagagacagaagcagaaTAGAGCACAACATGTGGCCACACTAATGAAGGGGCAAAACAGAGCAGGACGGCCTGTTCTCATCCCCCAATGGCAGCCGGCCACGAAAAGCCAACGGCCTGTGTCAGCGACGGTGGCAGACAAACAGAGCAAAGTTTCCTAAAACAATCTGGGGAGGGAGAAGAGTGAGCGGAGGACACGCCACACGGTGCCGTTTACGTAACCCACTGGAAACTCTTTAATTTCTACAGCTCGCACTTCTGTGACACTCATGAATCCTGACATCTTTCATGTTGCATAAatcaaacagagaagaaaatacagtcaacacacagacaatTAACTCTAaatgctgaaaaacaacaaagtacacgtctgaaataaaacaggagcAACCACAATGGACAAACTGccgatttttattttctacattcaCTGGTCCTTTTAGTGATGAAACCTTAAATTCCATCACCGTAAGTGAGagttaaaaatacttaaatttgaaaacattacattCTCAAAGAAACGATTAAAATTAACTATGCAAAGGCTAAACTGAGAAATGCTTATGACTGGTACGTATTagagaaacaaactgtgacatTCTTCAATCTACTCATGCATCAACTGCTCATCCTCTGAGAGTTGAGTGAAATACTTGTTACAGATAACTCAATACAGCTTCAATTTAACCTGGTCTGAGAATCAGTCCGTGTTCCTATAGGTCTCTGCTACACTGAATTCATTTAAATACAGATAACATGCCGCACTAATCTGAGCACGACAGCGTACAGTGCGTCCTATGACAGTTTTCTGTAGTGCAACATTTAGCATTGAAACCCTCTGACGTGCAGCAAATcacttaaatatacaaaatgagcgtcattaaaaaaaacacttgggCCAATATCATCAAATTACCAAGATTCCCTGTGTTATTCTAGAAAGTTACTCTTGGAGACATTGAAGATTTTCCTGTGTTTTGGTTCCGACAGTGATTAACACATCAGTTTCCACGCAGGAAACTCATGTGAAAATTCAACTATTCCCATTTCACCTACTCATATCAACTTTAAATATGCTGCTATTCTTTGTTTTGACAagtctccttttctctgtgtgactcAACCATCCATGcgtttttttcaatatttacaataatttaactttttaaaatggcCTTGCATGGGTCCAAGGCTAAGGcacctgtgtttatgtttctatcGAACAAGCTAATACTTTGACTTTGAGTTTAAGGTCAAAGTGATCAAAGCAAAAATAATGTCAAGCCTCATCACATCACAGCACACGTAACAGATTCTATGTATTTCTCTTATTGTGTTTCTGGACTGCTCCTCTTGTGTAAGAGCTGAAGATGAAATGCagaagttgttgttgtgagAAAAGGACTGACACGGCCACAGGAGGAGCAGACTTCGCTCTCTTTGTCTGTACGCTGGACTTTCATTAACGCGATTAACTGGGCTTTGTCAAGGCACTGATGCACATTTAACCTACAGCGAAAACACAACTTAACCCAGTAATCTACATTGACCCAAGAACTGTACCAGTCTAAAGAGTGTGAACATGAACAAAAGGACATCAACACCAACAGCTAACCTGCTTTTTTCAACACAGTGAATACTTGTTATTAtggctaaaaacaaaacaaaacaaagtgtagTAAGTGAAGCAAAAGCAGATTAATACTTGACTTGTTCCTTCAGCATTAGAGTTGCCTGTAATTGTCATATAATGGGGTTTAATGTGGCGAGCTTTAGCTGGGTTAAATTGTCTGGGGGCTGAGAGAAATAGCTCAGCTCAGGTATTTCACTGCATTTATCTGATTCTTGGGAAATGTTCTCCTTGTAGGGTTCGGAAAGGAATCCAGATTTCATGTGCACAGGTCCACGTCCAGCAGCTCGCTCACAGCCCTCGATGCTTTCTTTCACCTAAAGTACAAGTTTATCCACTTCTTCATTTAACTATTCATACGTCCATACTTTTCTTTACTGTCTTTACTTTCGTCCCGCAGTCCGCCATCACCAAGTCCTCTCGTGCTTGCCCAGTTTCCTTGGCTCCTTGCTGGGCATGCACCAGTCATCGGCCTCTATGCTGGTCTGGTAGTGCCGTAAGGCCGACTTGTTAAAAACAGGAAGTCTCTCCACCGACTCTGAGGACAAGGCCTGGTGATGCAGAACAGAAGTGATGATTATCATTCAATCTGGATAATTATCACACCCGTTTGCATGAATGAGAGTCTCatcttagatttttttttgatGGGACTTTCTCCAAAGTTCTGTGCTTGATtaaatctgcttttcttttcttgattaaattatttttcacttagTTACTCTCCATCAGCCACCACTCAATCAATCCAGTTTGTGTAGTTAACAATACGTTCTTATGTGAACTTTGGCTTTAAGTAATTcttgacattgtgtgtgtggaggctaCGATGTTCTCACCTTTAAGTATATGACAGCTGATGTGCCGTAGCCCTCCATAGAGTACAGCTGCAGGTCTCCCTGGAAATACTTGGCATACAGGCGGGAGATGGGCAGACCATAACCAAAACCAGCCTGGAGGAAAAATAACAGGGTTGCAGTATTTTTAGGGATTAGCATATAAAAGACCAGCTGCTAGAGACTAATTCACACTTTCCCCTTTCACAATACTGATCCCCATACCTGTACTTTACACTTTGGTCAATACAGAATGCAGATCTGATACTAATGCATAAAACAAATTCATAGAAAGTACTGTAAACTCATCTGTAATATCTCTCAGTTGTGTAAAGttgttaaaattacattttatcattCGAACTCTGATTTGGCTCAGATTTGTGGCTTTTGTCGGCGAGTTCCGACATTTGTCAGCAAGTGGAAAATCAGGCAAAAACCATGTAGTGTGAAACTAGGCTTAGATAATCATCAACGCTGACGACTGAACAATGTGCAACAGGCTCAGTCTCACCAGAGGTGCGTTACGAGAGTTGTCTTCATGGACGGGACTGGGAGCCGTGGAGTACATGTAGCTGAAGAGATGTTCAATCTTCCTCAGCGGAACTCCGCCTCCTCTGTCTGACATCTAAAAATAAAGAGGACAACGATCCGCTTTGTGTGTCAAGTCATCACAActggttttatttacagtacatAATGGGCCTGCATACGGGGGAGGTGAAGGCAGAAGAATTTGTGTAGAGAATGGAACTACAACATGAAGTACTTTAATCAGAGGAATGTTTTGTACAGTACAGAAATCCAGCTCTGTTCTAACTCCCTGTGTCCTCACCGACCTTGATAGTGAGGTCCTCAGCACCCAGTGAAACCCGTACTTTGATCCGTGGCAACGTGGGACTCATCTCGTGGGTCTCGACTGTGGCTCTCATGGCGTTCTGGTAGAAAACATGGATTACAAAATAAGTCAGCAGACACGCGGTGGAAAAGTAGCGCAGGTCTAGTTTTCAGGTTTGTTTGTCACTTTACCTTGAAGAGCTCAAACAGCATGTGGTAGAGATGGGACGGCACGTAGACAATGTGCAGAGGCTGGCCAGGGTTTTCAGCTGTGAACcatttcattattataattactattatCATAAGAATACAATGACACTTTTATCGGTTAATGTGCTAAAACTAAACCTTTAGAAAACTAGCAAATAGATGTTTTACATAAGTACATATTGGCTCGGCTTatcagctgaaaaacaaagaacaaagtgtaatgaaaagcatcagagtgGCAATGCACAACCACTCTGCTCACTGTATAAACTCCAAAAAGACAACGCTAACTCTTTCATATTCTGATTTCATTATGTCATCTTTAATACCATAAGATAAAAAATGACATAGTCTATATAAATAAGCTGTACATCATGTCTCTAGTTTTACTTTGAGTAAAACTTTTAGAGTAAAACTAGAGACAACCCTAAAGTTAATGCATTACTACACTAAAGAacatcatttataaaaaatgtagCTTCAAAATGATGTCATTATCCTACATATAATTATAAATCATTATCCAATTATTATAAGTATTTAGTCCAATAGGAAGCAGAGATACCTCGAAAAATGCATTTAGCCCGATTTTGCAAGATCCACTGAAATCTCTCTTGCTCAAGTATTTGCAGAGATAACttggaaaaagtgttttttccagACCATATatttgttgaccttgacctttataTTCAGTGAAAATCCGTCCACAGGCTTTTAAGTTATTAGGAGAACACCCTGCTTCTGGCTATGCTGGCACACAGGGTACATatatgtaaacatgtttaaatatatagtgtgcaattacagctgcaggGTAAGCATGACCAAATCCTTCAATCTCTTTCTGTTTTGGTCGCTTTCTCTGCGCTATAACCTGTGAGGGTCGAGGAATGTCTAATGCTGATGCTGGCTCTTGGCAGGAACGACTGACGGAAAACAGACCCAGCAGGCCTCAGTTTAAACAACACTCATTCATCTCAGAGAGTTCAGTTGAATTCTAGCAGAGCACCAGTGAATATTTCCTCTCACACGGATCCTTAGAGCAGAGAACCGAGAAGGATTCAACAAACACacggataaaaaaaacataccgTTGATTTCTTTGACCTCCATATCAGGCGAGGTCAAGTAATACTGCTCGCACAGCATCTTTGAAGTCTCATAGGCATCTGCAGAGGGACACAGAGCAAACTGTGGTCACATTACAGCCTGGAAAATTCTATAACTCGTGGTGAACGGGAAATAAATCAAGGAGACGTTCAGTTTTCTGCCTTTTAGTGAAGCAGTTaacacatttacagacacaAGACTATAACAGCCACATACATCATAATAACCACTTACTCTAAAGACATTAGATAATACTGGAAAAGGGTCAAAGAGTCATGAATCTGCACGAACAGTTAGGGATGGAAAGGAGATaagaaatacagtgtgtgtgtgtgtgtgtgtgagaaagatgACTCACCTTTTACTACCTCCACGACATCACAGGTGGGGTCGATGCTGCCGATATGTTTGGGATGGGCCGGGTTCACACTGCCGTTGAAGATTAATGCTAAACAGCAGAACAAAagacacacattcaaaaaaacaaccaacacaacAAATAGACGCAATGCAGAGCCAACTTTTCTACAAGGTGCATACAAAGCAAAGTGGGGACTTTGCATAGGGGAATATTAACAGTAGTTGACATAATTGACTAAATCTCCTCTTCTCTTGGCAGCAATGTCAGATGCATTTGGTGCAAAAGCATTGCTGCAGGCGGAGTGTTGATGTTGATGTCTTTTATACATCAACTCTTAAACTAATTGGTTAAACCTAATTAGTAATACGATTTAAATTAAACGGCGACACAAACTGTAACAGAGTCCCTTCTGTTTTCACCACGCTGTAATTTAATGACGCGATCTGTGAGTGTTGGCAACTGTATTGATTAACTCACAGTCAATCACCAAGTGCTATACAGTACTGACTGTGCTGGTTTATGAGCATGCGTATGGAGATGCGGCTCATGTAGAAGCGGTCCAGGAAGTACTGGACGTTCTGGTTGGTGACGGGGTCCACACCGAACGCCTCCTTGTACTCCACCACACCCTGGGCCATGGTGGGCACCACGTTGTTGTGCCGGTTCCGGATGTGCACCAAGGTCTGTGTGAAGCTGAGGGCAAagaggatgatggtgatgatggacATGTGATTATCGACGTGCAAGGCATTGAGCACACACGTCTGCTAAACATAGCTCAATGTTGTACATTTACAGACCAAGAACACAGGAGAGGAAACCCTTATTCAGCAATGATTTCTGTCCAGTTAgggcacagtcacacaaacagtACGTGAATGAAGCAGTTCGCTTGAACCCGTTCGCTTCCAAATTGTGGGAGGGGGCTTAGGATAAAACCTTTGCTTCCTGTGGTGAAGCAAATCTGCTGCGTGGCTTTGCGTGAAGTTCAactttgatgaactttgaccctcgacatttgtgtatgtatgtgagacTTCAGACTACAACTTACTAAGTCCTTTTCATCAAGGATTTTGTATTGCAACAATAGATTTCAACACTAATATCAgccaacatgcacacacaagcccACCAAGAATGTACCAATATCCAGCGTCTTGCATTTGAATCAAAGCTGATCCCAGCAATTTGATAACTGACTCGTGATACTTTGCATGAAACTATTTATCTAATTATTATCTACTGTTTACTCTGATCTTGGACAATCTGGAATGTCAAAGCAGccaaacagacacatttgtaCAGGCAAATGTTCCACTTATACCAATACTTGAATCAACTGTTTTCAGATCAAGTTTAAACAAATGGCACCAGATGCAAAAAAGTCTACACCCTGGAAGTAAATATTGACATACAGGCATTAGAATGATGAATTACTCTTAAATCAACCTTAACCATATAATTGGATGCATGGTTCCTCTTTGTGTTGAAACATGTTGGACTTTGCAGAAACTGCGCAGCTTTAATTAATGTGTGGGTGGCCTTCAGCTGCTTTACAACAAGGTGTGTGAAcgggacagatgtgtgtgaacgGGACAGCTGTTTTCATAACAGACAGTATGATATAGGAAGTGTCCTTAACTTACTTTGTCAGGACGCTCTTATCATCTGGATCTTTCTCCAAAAAGTCGACAAGCTCCAGCAAGCTCTGTGAATACCTGGTGggcacacagaaatacactgaaACACTCTGTGGTTTATGGACTGAAGATCTGAATGAGAAAAAGCTCCAAACAAATATATAGGGATTTCAATGATCAGAAACTTTAATATCACACTGACTTCCTTTGATTTACTAGACTAGAACAACTGTATAATTAGAGCATAAAGCATTTTCACGTGCTTCAAGACCCAGTCCCCCCCTTTGGTTCATCGTAGGTTGTAGCTCACTGAGTCACGCTCTCGCCTGTGAAACTGGGTGAAAGGTGAACAGCAGTGTGGCTTTGCTTTCACGCTGCTGAGTGTGTCCCTCAGCTGACCTTCAGCTCTCAGTTTTGTATCAAGGCCCGGCCATGCAAGGTAACACGTACATCTTGTCACGGACTATTATGAGACTTCTATTCTCGGGAGTTTTCCAGGGAAACATCTCAGT
Encoded proteins:
- the pdk4 gene encoding pyruvate dehydrogenase kinase, isozyme 4 isoform X1 translates to MKFAQFLLKNASVAGIPKQVEKFSKFSPSPLSMKQFLDFGKQTYQGSANACEKTSFVFLRQELPVRLANIMKEIDFLPDKLLGTPSLKLLTSWYSQSLLELVDFLEKDPDDKSVLTNFTQTLVHIRNRHNNVVPTMAQGVVEYKEAFGVDPVTNQNVQYFLDRFYMSRISIRMLINQHTLIFNGSVNPAHPKHIGSIDPTCDVVEVVKDAYETSKMLCEQYYLTSPDMEVKEINAENPGQPLHIVYVPSHLYHMLFELFKNAMRATVETHEMSPTLPRIKVRVSLGAEDLTIKMSDRGGGVPLRKIEHLFSYMYSTAPSPVHEDNSRNAPLAGFGYGLPISRLYAKYFQGDLQLYSMEGYGTSAVIYLKALSSESVERLPVFNKSALRHYQTSIEADDWCMPSKEPRKLGKHERTW
- the pdk4 gene encoding pyruvate dehydrogenase kinase, isozyme 4 isoform X2; the protein is MKFAQFLLKNASVAGIPKQVEKFSKFSPSPLSMKQFLDFGSANACEKTSFVFLRQELPVRLANIMKEIDFLPDKLLGTPSLKLLTSWYSQSLLELVDFLEKDPDDKSVLTNFTQTLVHIRNRHNNVVPTMAQGVVEYKEAFGVDPVTNQNVQYFLDRFYMSRISIRMLINQHTLIFNGSVNPAHPKHIGSIDPTCDVVEVVKDAYETSKMLCEQYYLTSPDMEVKEINAENPGQPLHIVYVPSHLYHMLFELFKNAMRATVETHEMSPTLPRIKVRVSLGAEDLTIKMSDRGGGVPLRKIEHLFSYMYSTAPSPVHEDNSRNAPLAGFGYGLPISRLYAKYFQGDLQLYSMEGYGTSAVIYLKALSSESVERLPVFNKSALRHYQTSIEADDWCMPSKEPRKLGKHERTW